One Cryobacterium roopkundense genomic region harbors:
- a CDS encoding GntR family transcriptional regulator, translating to MPLSPADQIASPRYRVQDAIRADIVLGTLAPGSRITESSLATTYGTSRVPVREALHALEAEGFVESRAYAGSRVCEIPVADADDLFAIREVLEAAISRRAAERARAQFSAAPFAAWAPARRELARLLDAGDAAVEAGTLESLPALNGLFHLGLADLSGSTSLTVLLKQISRKIEWLYAADKQSRGKRLWQDHRPIMAAIDAGDADLAQRLMADHVGSARSGYLSRFESAGS from the coding sequence GTGCCGCTTTCGCCCGCTGACCAGATCGCCTCACCCCGGTACCGCGTGCAGGACGCCATCCGCGCCGACATTGTTCTCGGCACTCTTGCGCCCGGCAGCCGGATCACCGAATCGTCTCTCGCGACGACCTACGGCACCTCGAGGGTGCCCGTGCGGGAGGCCCTGCACGCCCTCGAGGCCGAAGGCTTTGTGGAGTCCAGGGCCTACGCGGGATCCCGGGTGTGCGAAATTCCGGTGGCCGATGCCGACGATCTGTTCGCCATTCGCGAGGTACTCGAGGCGGCGATCTCCCGGCGCGCCGCCGAACGAGCGCGTGCCCAGTTCTCCGCCGCGCCCTTCGCCGCGTGGGCTCCGGCCCGCCGCGAGCTCGCGCGCCTGCTTGACGCCGGAGACGCCGCGGTCGAGGCCGGCACCCTGGAATCGCTTCCCGCACTCAACGGACTCTTCCACCTCGGCCTCGCGGACCTCAGCGGCAGCACGTCACTGACGGTGCTGCTCAAACAGATCTCCCGAAAAATCGAGTGGCTCTACGCCGCTGACAAGCAGTCACGTGGCAAACGACTGTGGCAGGACCACAGGCCGATCATGGCCGCGATCGACGCGGGTGATGCCGATCTGGCCCAGCGGCTGATGGCCGATCACGTGGGCTCGGCCCGTTCCGGCTATCTGAGCCGTTTCGAATCCGCAGGATCATAG
- a CDS encoding bifunctional PIG-L family deacetylase/class I SAM-dependent methyltransferase, producing the protein MVNLGQWDDGTPEKVWAASDWRARLPALPIDDLRRLVVVAAHPDDETLGAGGLIARVAALGLPISVLVLSNGDQSVPDSSPYSAERLAAIRRIDVMNAVAALAPDATLRLLELPDGALSDHVRDASAAITAEVLPEQPGTWIVAPWRADGHPDHIAAGDAAADAAKAGNARLFEYPIWAWHWSSPTEDVWPDDALRALDLSHAERDAKARALGLHQGHGHELYEAPGDEPLVKPQFSAHFTRGFETFIEAGIEAVEVDSDSDSDADEEASTRQEPTRPGESLPAPFFDQLYRGESDPWGVETRWYEERKRALTLAALPRQRFRSALELGCSTGVLTVELAARCDELLAVDSAEQALEIARARLGGAAERQVRTQVSAGGVAHRHLRAHHSLRGGVLLLSD; encoded by the coding sequence ATGGTGAACCTAGGCCAGTGGGATGACGGCACGCCGGAGAAAGTTTGGGCGGCCTCGGACTGGCGAGCCCGCCTGCCCGCCCTTCCGATCGACGACCTGCGGCGCCTCGTGGTGGTCGCTGCCCATCCCGACGATGAAACGCTCGGTGCGGGGGGCCTGATCGCGCGGGTGGCGGCCCTCGGCCTGCCCATCTCGGTGCTCGTGTTGAGCAATGGCGACCAGTCGGTCCCCGATTCCAGCCCGTACTCTGCCGAACGGCTGGCCGCCATCCGGCGCATTGATGTGATGAACGCCGTGGCAGCCTTGGCGCCCGACGCGACCCTGCGCCTGTTGGAGTTGCCTGATGGTGCGCTCTCCGATCACGTTCGCGATGCCTCGGCGGCCATCACGGCCGAAGTTCTACCGGAGCAACCCGGGACCTGGATTGTGGCTCCCTGGCGAGCGGACGGGCACCCGGACCACATCGCGGCGGGGGATGCCGCAGCTGACGCGGCCAAGGCGGGCAACGCGCGTCTTTTCGAATACCCGATCTGGGCGTGGCACTGGTCCTCTCCGACCGAAGACGTCTGGCCGGACGACGCGTTGCGCGCGCTCGACCTGAGCCACGCCGAACGGGACGCGAAGGCCAGGGCCCTCGGCCTGCACCAGGGCCACGGCCACGAACTCTACGAAGCACCGGGAGACGAACCGCTCGTGAAACCACAATTCAGCGCACACTTCACCCGCGGGTTTGAGACATTCATCGAGGCGGGTATTGAGGCGGTCGAGGTCGATTCCGACAGCGACAGCGACGCCGACGAGGAAGCTTCCACTCGCCAGGAGCCCACGCGCCCCGGCGAGAGCCTTCCCGCACCGTTCTTCGATCAGCTCTACCGGGGTGAGAGCGATCCGTGGGGCGTCGAAACCCGGTGGTACGAGGAGCGCAAGCGCGCGCTCACCCTGGCCGCTTTGCCGCGCCAGAGATTCAGGTCTGCCCTCGAACTGGGCTGCTCCACCGGTGTGCTCACCGTGGAGCTGGCCGCGCGCTGCGATGAGTTGCTCGCGGTGGACAGCGCCGAGCAGGCGCTCGAGATAGCCCGTGCCCGCCTCGGGGGGGCAGCCGAACGTCAGGTTCGAACGCAGGTTTCTGCCGGCGGAGTGGCCCACAGGCACCTTCGAGCTCATCATTCTCTCCGAGGTGGCGTACTACTGCTCAGCGACTGA
- a CDS encoding gamma-glutamyltransferase family protein — protein MTFTPPNPFTTRPTLQGTFGMTASTHWIATATAQAVLERGGNAFDAAVAGAFVLHIVEPHLNGPGGDMTGVFATAEQPGVPIVLMGQGPAPAAATREHYLAEGLELVPGSGALAAAVPAAVDAWLLLLRDHGSWQLDEVLDFALGYARNGHPILARVCDTIAAVSDLFIEHWPTSAAQWIPGGRLPVAGEIVTNEPWARVLERLIFAAADAAETREARIDAARSEWREGFVARALVEFGTTAHRHSSGTDHRGVMTLADLAGFQASFEPAATAVFRGHTIAKTGAWGQGPVLLQILTILEGFDDEHLDPSTALGVHTILEAEKLALADRDTYYGDADVPLDYLLSFAYADSRRQLISEHASHEFRPGTVPGVTAFVPPMRTAYLPPALAVLGAEVQFVGVGEPTVAAPAAASAAEPVVMPSGEMRGDTCHIDVVDRWGNMVSATPSGGWLQSSPTIPEVGFCLGSRLQMTWLEEGSPSTLTPGKRPRTTLTPTLVLKDGVAVTALGSPGGDQQDQWQLLYLLRTIIGGYTPQEAIDAPAFHTTSFPGSFWPRTWTPGGAVVEDRLGEDVIAELEQRGHVITRSGDWSLGRLSSVTKDPTTGLLQAAANPRGAQGYAAGR, from the coding sequence ATGACCTTCACGCCTCCGAACCCCTTCACCACCCGCCCCACCCTGCAGGGCACCTTCGGCATGACCGCGTCCACGCACTGGATCGCCACAGCGACCGCGCAGGCTGTGCTCGAACGGGGCGGAAACGCCTTCGACGCAGCCGTCGCGGGCGCCTTCGTGCTGCACATCGTCGAGCCGCACCTCAACGGCCCCGGCGGCGACATGACCGGCGTCTTCGCCACGGCGGAGCAGCCGGGGGTGCCGATCGTGCTGATGGGGCAGGGGCCGGCCCCTGCCGCCGCCACGCGCGAACACTACCTCGCGGAAGGCCTCGAACTCGTTCCGGGCTCCGGCGCCCTCGCCGCCGCCGTTCCCGCCGCCGTGGACGCGTGGCTGTTGCTGTTGCGTGACCACGGCAGCTGGCAGCTCGACGAGGTGCTCGACTTCGCCCTCGGGTACGCCAGAAACGGCCACCCCATCCTGGCGCGAGTCTGTGACACCATCGCGGCCGTCTCCGACCTCTTCATCGAACACTGGCCGACATCCGCTGCGCAGTGGATTCCCGGCGGCCGCCTTCCGGTGGCCGGTGAGATCGTCACCAACGAGCCCTGGGCACGCGTACTCGAACGCCTCATTTTCGCGGCGGCCGACGCGGCGGAAACACGCGAGGCGCGCATCGATGCCGCCCGCTCGGAGTGGCGCGAAGGCTTCGTGGCCCGCGCGCTGGTGGAATTCGGCACGACTGCGCACCGCCACTCGTCGGGGACCGACCACCGCGGCGTCATGACGCTGGCCGACCTGGCCGGCTTCCAGGCGTCGTTCGAACCCGCCGCAACCGCGGTTTTCCGCGGTCATACCATTGCCAAGACCGGCGCCTGGGGCCAGGGACCTGTGCTGCTGCAGATCCTCACCATCCTCGAAGGCTTCGACGACGAACACCTCGACCCGTCGACCGCGCTCGGAGTTCACACCATCCTCGAGGCCGAAAAACTCGCCCTCGCCGACCGGGATACGTATTACGGCGACGCCGACGTACCGCTCGACTACCTCCTGTCATTCGCCTATGCAGACTCCCGCCGGCAGCTCATCAGTGAGCACGCCTCGCACGAATTCCGCCCGGGAACCGTTCCAGGGGTCACAGCCTTCGTGCCGCCGATGCGCACCGCCTATCTGCCGCCGGCACTCGCCGTCCTCGGCGCTGAGGTGCAGTTCGTGGGCGTCGGTGAGCCGACCGTGGCGGCGCCCGCCGCGGCATCCGCTGCCGAACCCGTCGTGATGCCCTCGGGTGAGATGCGCGGTGACACCTGCCACATCGACGTGGTCGACCGCTGGGGCAACATGGTCTCCGCCACGCCATCCGGCGGCTGGCTGCAGTCGTCCCCCACCATCCCCGAGGTCGGATTCTGCCTCGGCTCGAGACTCCAGATGACGTGGCTCGAAGAAGGCTCCCCGTCGACGCTCACCCCCGGCAAGCGCCCGCGCACGACTCTCACCCCCACACTCGTGCTGAAAGACGGCGTGGCCGTGACAGCACTCGGCTCCCCGGGCGGCGACCAGCAAGACCAGTGGCAGCTGCTGTACCTGCTGCGCACGATCATCGGTGGCTACACCCCACAGGAGGCCATCGATGCCCCCGCCTTTCACACCACATCGTTCCCCGGCTCCTTCTGGCCGCGCACCTGGACCCCCGGTGGAGCCGTGGTGGAGGACCGCCTCGGCGAGGACGTGATCGCCGAGCTTGAACAGCGCGGCCATGTGATCACACGCTCGGGCGACTGGTCGCTCGGGCGACTCTCGTCGGTGACGAAGGACCCGACAACGGGCCTGTTGCAGGCCGCCGCGAACCCCCGGGGAGCACAGGGTTATGCCGCAGGACGCTGA
- a CDS encoding S9 family peptidase, giving the protein MSTPPIAAKKPQQRIHHNDVHVDNYEWMRDKDNPEVIAHLDAENAYTDRRTTHLELLQEQIFEEIKGRTQETDLSVPVRRGEWWYYTRTVEGQEYGIHCRAPITDAADWVPPFVDASGAGGAGTGLIGEQVLLDDNVEAAGHDFYSLGSFDLTADGRHLLYAVDVEGDERYTIRVRTISTGENLEDEIPNTSAGAVFDPSGRYLFYTTVDDAWRPDTVWRHDIGTAASTDTSIFTESDERFWVGIGLTRSRRFLMIEAGSSVTTETHILDSSDPTGEFAVVWPRRDGVEYDVEHAVIDGTDRLLIVHNDQAVNFELVSVAAADPQGEKRMLLAHNPEIRLESVDAFRDFVVVEYRQDGLTRVAVARREDRGAPDHGLTEITFDEELFAVGTAGNPEWDQPTVRLGYTSFVTPGTVYDYVVATGERRLLKQQPVRGGYDPTLYEQRREWARTADGTRIPISLVYRRDLVTPGEPAPTVLYGYGSYEHSVDPGFGIPRLSLLDRGMIFAIAHVRGGGELGRLWYEQGKTHQKRNTFTDFVACAEHLIDEGYTAPDRLVAEGGSAGGLLVGAVANMAPELFSGILAVVPFVDALTSILDPSLPLTVIEWDEWGDPLHDPEVYTYMKSYSPVENVRDTHYPRILAVTSLNDTRVLYVEPAKWVARLREVGADALLKIEMSAGHGGVSGRYSAWRERAFNYAWVVDAANAHPSGEEAAVID; this is encoded by the coding sequence ATGAGCACTCCTCCGATCGCGGCGAAGAAGCCGCAGCAACGCATCCACCACAACGACGTGCACGTGGACAATTACGAGTGGATGCGCGACAAAGACAACCCAGAAGTGATCGCCCATCTCGACGCCGAAAACGCGTACACGGACCGGCGCACCACGCACCTCGAGCTGCTCCAAGAGCAGATTTTCGAGGAGATCAAGGGCCGCACCCAGGAGACCGACCTCAGCGTGCCGGTGCGCCGCGGCGAGTGGTGGTATTACACCCGCACCGTCGAGGGACAGGAATACGGCATCCACTGCCGGGCACCGATCACGGACGCGGCCGACTGGGTGCCGCCGTTTGTCGATGCGTCAGGGGCGGGCGGTGCCGGCACCGGCCTGATCGGGGAGCAGGTGCTCCTCGACGACAACGTGGAGGCCGCCGGCCACGACTTCTACTCGCTCGGCAGCTTCGACCTGACAGCCGACGGCCGTCACCTGCTCTACGCGGTCGATGTGGAGGGCGACGAGCGCTACACGATCCGCGTCCGCACCATTTCCACAGGCGAGAACCTCGAAGACGAAATCCCCAACACGAGCGCGGGCGCCGTCTTCGACCCGAGCGGGCGCTACCTCTTCTACACGACGGTTGACGATGCCTGGCGTCCCGACACCGTGTGGCGCCACGACATCGGCACCGCGGCATCCACTGATACCAGTATTTTCACCGAGTCTGACGAACGCTTCTGGGTGGGCATCGGCCTCACCCGCAGCCGCAGATTCCTGATGATCGAGGCCGGCTCGAGCGTGACGACCGAGACCCACATCCTCGACAGCAGCGACCCGACGGGCGAGTTCGCCGTGGTCTGGCCGCGTCGAGACGGCGTGGAATACGACGTGGAACATGCGGTGATCGACGGAACGGACCGCCTGCTGATCGTGCACAACGACCAGGCCGTGAACTTCGAACTCGTGAGCGTGGCCGCCGCAGACCCGCAGGGCGAGAAACGGATGCTGCTGGCCCACAACCCCGAGATCCGACTCGAGAGCGTTGATGCGTTCCGCGACTTCGTCGTGGTGGAATACCGCCAGGATGGCCTGACCCGGGTGGCTGTGGCGCGTCGGGAAGACCGCGGCGCCCCCGACCACGGGCTCACCGAGATCACCTTCGACGAGGAGCTGTTCGCGGTGGGCACGGCCGGCAATCCCGAGTGGGACCAGCCCACGGTGCGGCTCGGCTACACGAGCTTCGTTACCCCTGGCACGGTCTACGACTACGTGGTGGCCACCGGCGAACGGCGCCTGCTCAAGCAACAACCCGTGCGTGGCGGCTACGACCCCACACTGTACGAGCAGCGCCGGGAATGGGCCCGCACCGCCGACGGCACCCGCATCCCCATTTCCCTCGTCTACCGACGCGACCTCGTGACCCCCGGTGAGCCCGCACCCACAGTGCTCTACGGCTACGGGTCCTACGAGCACAGCGTGGACCCCGGCTTCGGCATCCCCCGGTTGAGCCTGCTCGACCGGGGCATGATCTTCGCCATCGCCCATGTGCGTGGCGGCGGCGAACTCGGCCGGCTCTGGTACGAGCAGGGCAAGACGCACCAGAAACGCAATACCTTCACCGACTTCGTCGCCTGCGCCGAGCACTTGATCGACGAGGGGTACACAGCGCCGGACCGCCTCGTGGCCGAGGGCGGCAGCGCCGGCGGACTGCTCGTGGGGGCGGTGGCGAACATGGCGCCCGAGCTCTTCTCCGGCATCCTCGCCGTGGTGCCGTTCGTTGACGCCCTCACCTCCATCCTCGACCCGTCCCTCCCACTCACCGTGATCGAATGGGACGAGTGGGGCGACCCACTGCACGACCCTGAGGTGTACACGTACATGAAGTCTTACTCCCCCGTAGAGAATGTGCGCGACACCCACTACCCGCGTATCCTCGCCGTGACGAGCCTCAACGACACCCGGGTGCTGTACGTCGAGCCGGCCAAGTGGGTCGCGCGCCTGCGCGAGGTGGGAGCGGATGCCCTGCTCAAGATCGAGATGTCGGCCGGCCACGGCGGGGTATCCGGCCGGTACAGTGCGTGGCGCGAGCGCGCCTTCAACTACGCGTGGGTGGTCGACGCGGCGAACGCGCATCCGTCTGGCGAGGAAGCTGCGGTGATCGACTGA
- a CDS encoding GAF and ANTAR domain-containing protein yields the protein MAAATRASLVSAAFVKLADALVGEYDMLDVLHTLVAQSVELVDATAAGLLLADANGHLQVLASTSEESQLVEILQTDAGVGPCVDAYITGNVVTLSNIETDGNRYPDFQSAALSQGFRSVHAIPMRVRPNTIGALNLFRAQTGILSEEDAAIGQALADVATISILQERAVRENAVIKEQLQRALDSRVLIEQAKGVIAQRSNVDMNEAFNRLRRYARSHNEAMHVSAENVINNVVTV from the coding sequence ATGGCAGCCGCAACTCGTGCTTCGCTTGTAAGCGCAGCATTCGTGAAATTGGCCGACGCCTTGGTCGGCGAATACGACATGCTCGATGTTTTGCATACCTTGGTAGCGCAGTCTGTCGAGCTGGTCGATGCGACGGCCGCCGGGCTGCTTCTGGCGGACGCAAACGGGCATCTGCAGGTGCTCGCCTCCACGAGCGAGGAAAGCCAACTAGTGGAGATTCTCCAGACCGACGCTGGAGTCGGACCCTGCGTCGATGCTTACATCACGGGTAACGTCGTGACCCTCAGCAACATCGAAACCGACGGCAACAGGTATCCGGACTTTCAGTCGGCCGCTCTATCCCAGGGCTTTCGCTCCGTCCATGCGATACCGATGCGCGTTCGGCCCAACACTATCGGAGCGTTGAACCTCTTTCGCGCACAAACAGGCATCTTGAGCGAGGAAGACGCCGCCATCGGTCAGGCACTCGCGGATGTCGCCACCATCAGCATCCTGCAGGAGCGCGCGGTACGCGAGAACGCCGTCATCAAGGAGCAGTTGCAGCGAGCGCTGGACAGCCGGGTGCTGATCGAGCAGGCCAAGGGAGTCATCGCGCAGCGCAGCAACGTGGACATGAATGAGGCTTTCAACCGTCTGCGTCGTTACGCCAGATCGCACAACGAGGCCATGCACGTCAGTGCCGAAAACGTGATCAACAACGTGGTGACCGTCTAG
- a CDS encoding GAF and ANTAR domain-containing protein translates to MSPWDYAKNRDYDTAVCAQFLAALPVTGAAVSVFSASLPEACVCATDTLAAKLDEMQFDLGEGPRRDAVTTRAPVLLADVRNSSHERWPIYWQALLDTDVQSLFIFPLIVGALNVGVVELYSRSPNPLSSRDQEIAVALADRIAWSLLDRILTLNARNMSPTDESSPLSRREIHQATGMVLVQLGLTATEALLRMRAHAFANDQSMRDVAREVVARTLVFTS, encoded by the coding sequence ATGTCGCCATGGGATTACGCGAAAAATCGCGACTATGACACGGCCGTGTGCGCGCAGTTTCTCGCCGCCTTACCGGTGACGGGGGCGGCCGTCTCGGTGTTCAGCGCCTCGCTGCCGGAGGCCTGCGTCTGCGCGACGGACACGCTCGCGGCGAAACTGGATGAGATGCAGTTCGACCTCGGGGAAGGCCCACGCCGGGACGCAGTGACCACCCGGGCCCCCGTGCTGCTCGCAGACGTGCGCAACAGCTCGCATGAGCGCTGGCCGATCTACTGGCAAGCCCTGCTCGACACCGACGTGCAGTCGCTCTTCATTTTCCCCCTGATCGTCGGCGCCCTCAACGTGGGCGTCGTGGAACTGTACAGTCGCTCACCGAATCCCCTCAGTAGCAGGGATCAGGAGATCGCTGTGGCCCTGGCTGATCGGATCGCCTGGAGCCTGCTCGACCGCATCCTCACCCTGAACGCGAGGAATATGAGCCCCACCGACGAGTCGTCTCCCCTCTCACGTCGGGAAATTCACCAAGCCACCGGAATGGTTCTCGTACAGCTCGGATTAACGGCTACGGAAGCACTCCTGCGCATGCGAGCGCACGCGTTCGCGAACGATCAGTCCATGCGCGACGTCGCCCGCGAAGTCGTTGCGAGGACGCTCGTTTTCACGTCTTGA
- a CDS encoding dipeptide ABC transporter ATP-binding protein, whose protein sequence is MPQDAEVTAGVPPVTTTAAPLLAVRDLEVSFGEDPVAVVHRVSFDLFPGERVAIVGQSGSGKSTIVGAILGLLPGDGRITNGSVSLHGSVSPGAAHATLELQAASEKRMRGIRGRRIGLVPQDPASNLNPSMKVGAQIDDALAGNVARNGLRTRAARQDRVVELMTEAGIPDAARRSRQFPHEFSGGMRQRMLIAIALASEPELLIADEPTSALDVTVQRQILNHLQALVDARGTTLLFITHDLGLAADRTDRIIVMSEGEIVEIGTPREILLNPQHEYTKRLVAAAPALGVRNAPPASVLARPAAHAGGATPILAVHNLVKEFTLRGQRGGIVRAVNDVTFSLARGTTTALVGESGSGKTTVARILLGLDTATSGEALVDGRSITSTSGSELRRLRRTVQPIYQDPYGSLDPTYSIERLIDEPLRIFRVGDRASRRQRVAELLDQVALSRGVAQRRPNELSGGQRQRVAIARALALEPEVLICDEAVSALDVLVQEQILTLLQDLQQRLGLSYLFITHDLAVVRQIAHNVVVMQQGSVVENGDVNQVFTAPDAAYTHELLGAIPGAAFAR, encoded by the coding sequence ATGCCGCAGGACGCTGAGGTCACGGCCGGAGTGCCCCCCGTCACGACCACCGCCGCGCCGCTCCTCGCCGTGCGCGATCTCGAGGTCTCCTTCGGCGAGGACCCGGTTGCCGTCGTGCACCGGGTGAGCTTCGACCTGTTCCCCGGCGAGCGGGTCGCCATCGTCGGCCAGTCGGGCTCCGGCAAGTCCACGATCGTGGGCGCGATCCTGGGCCTGCTGCCCGGCGACGGACGGATCACGAACGGATCGGTTAGTCTGCACGGTTCGGTCAGTCCGGGCGCCGCGCACGCGACGCTCGAGCTGCAGGCAGCCTCCGAGAAGCGGATGCGGGGCATCCGCGGCCGTCGCATCGGCCTGGTTCCGCAGGACCCGGCCTCCAACCTGAACCCGTCGATGAAGGTCGGCGCGCAGATCGACGATGCCCTCGCCGGCAACGTGGCCCGCAACGGCCTGCGAACCCGGGCCGCAAGACAGGACCGGGTGGTCGAGCTCATGACGGAGGCAGGCATCCCCGATGCCGCCCGGCGCTCTCGTCAGTTTCCCCACGAGTTCTCCGGCGGCATGCGCCAGCGGATGCTCATCGCCATCGCCCTGGCCAGCGAACCCGAGCTGCTCATCGCCGACGAACCCACCTCGGCCCTCGATGTGACCGTGCAACGCCAGATCCTGAACCACCTGCAGGCCCTCGTGGACGCGCGGGGCACCACGCTGCTGTTCATCACGCACGACCTCGGGCTGGCAGCCGACCGCACCGACCGCATAATCGTGATGTCGGAGGGGGAGATCGTGGAGATCGGTACCCCCCGTGAGATTCTGCTGAACCCCCAGCACGAGTACACCAAGCGGCTCGTGGCCGCGGCACCGGCGCTCGGCGTGCGGAACGCGCCGCCGGCATCCGTCCTGGCTCGCCCGGCGGCGCACGCAGGGGGCGCCACGCCCATTCTCGCCGTGCACAACCTCGTGAAGGAATTCACCCTGCGCGGCCAGCGCGGCGGCATCGTGCGCGCGGTGAACGACGTGACCTTCTCCCTGGCCCGTGGCACGACGACGGCGCTCGTGGGCGAGTCCGGCTCCGGAAAGACCACCGTCGCGCGCATTCTGCTCGGCCTCGACACCGCGACCAGCGGTGAGGCGCTCGTCGACGGGCGCAGCATCACGTCGACCAGCGGCAGCGAGCTGCGCCGTCTGCGGCGCACGGTGCAGCCGATATACCAGGATCCGTACGGTTCACTCGACCCGACGTACAGCATCGAAAGATTGATCGACGAACCCCTGCGTATCTTCAGGGTGGGCGACCGGGCGAGTCGACGACAGCGCGTCGCCGAGCTGCTCGACCAGGTGGCGCTCTCCCGTGGCGTGGCCCAACGCCGGCCCAACGAACTGTCGGGCGGCCAACGCCAGCGCGTGGCGATCGCCCGCGCGCTCGCTCTCGAGCCGGAGGTGTTGATCTGCGACGAGGCCGTCTCCGCCCTCGACGTGCTCGTGCAGGAGCAGATTCTCACCCTGCTGCAGGACCTGCAGCAACGCCTCGGCCTGAGCTACCTCTTCATCACCCACGATCTGGCCGTCGTGCGCCAGATTGCGCATAATGTGGTGGTTATGCAGCAGGGAAGTGTCGTGGAGAACGGAGACGTGAACCAGGTGTTCACTGCCCCCGACGCCGCTTACACCCACGAGTTATTAGGAGCCATCCCCGGTGCCGCTTTCGCCCGCTGA